A stretch of the Chelonia mydas isolate rCheMyd1 chromosome 5, rCheMyd1.pri.v2, whole genome shotgun sequence genome encodes the following:
- the C5H18orf54 gene encoding lung adenoma susceptibility protein 2 isoform X2, with the protein MACSFEKDSIYLPESTVSSLLASCSLNSSNSYSNGSIQYKDKVYNSASQALEAYIEDFDQSLMSSEVSTGKICIGQSTPKDKSAEYGSVQKYALEDFNQQVKLNSIASPFIRQTVCDPDLISLTTDDLLAFPADGSLPFIHRIPSGSGLQSGKWIRKSLKKSPFYAYQTSSFDVEKDFGFQDNGNAVDNRNHYRDIDKEKHNVYKSHKYNSVFSKENTEDCLFQQHSKSISVKNYPRWLTSHKSDLNVSGISSIPDFKYPIWLKSHNLLSDSANQSFIQTFNIQDEFSSSQMCENLKKCHIVDKLDCNSFEQNSYLDPTGDSKVTGNCRYVRPSADFQPGNDLSRQSKQPFRDDQIELLILKAKRTLESSVENLSSALKNDGSPCTVDILEAERSWENVPVAFKPPVPVHCEEDENALQSPKANMVNEFLEDCLNNDNQLSEEAVSELKLCDNDVIPITKSLRRALHHLSRLKGLVEDTSGKQDQKDDHQEDGKEKTIYK; encoded by the exons ATGGCATGCTCGTTTGAAAAAGACAGCATTTACTTGCCTGAATCTACTGTGTCTTCTCTCCTAGCAAGCTGCAGCCTTAACAGTAGTAACTCCTACTCAAACGGCTCAATTCAATACAAAGACAAGGTATACAACTCTGCATCTCAGGCTTTAGAGGCCTATATTGAAGATTTTGATCAAAGTCTTATGTCTTCAGAAGTAAGCACTGGAAAAATCTGCATAGGTCAGAGTACTCCTAAAGATAAGTCAGCAGAGTATGGTTCTGTACAAAAATACG CTTTGGAGGACTTTAACCAGCAAGTAAAACTCAACTCCATTGCCTCACCTTTTATAAGACAAACTGTTTGTGACCCAGACTTGATTAGTCTCACCACAGATGATCTACTagcatttccagcagatggaTCACTGCCTTTTATCCACAGGATACCTTCTGGGTCAGGGCTTCAAAGCGGGAAGTGGATTAGGAAGTCACTGAAAAAATCTCCCTTCTATGCTTATCAAACTTCCTCATTTGATGTTGAAAAAGACTTTGGTTTCCAAGACAATGGCAATGCTGTGGATAATCGAAATCACTACAGAGACATTGACAAAGAGAAACACAATGTGTATAAATCTCACAAATATAATTCtgtattttctaaagaaaatacaGAGGATTGCCTTTTTCAACAACACTCTAAGTCCATTTCTGTCAAGAATTATCCAAGGTGGCTTACTAGCCATAAGTCTGACTTGAATGTGTCGGGGATAAGTAGTATTCCTGATTTCAAGTACCCAATCTGGCTAAAGAGTCATAACCTTTTATCTGATTCAGCTAATCAAAGTTTTATTCAGACATTTAACATACAAGATGAATTTTCCTCTTCACAAATGTGTGAGAATCTGAAAAAATGCCACATTGTGGATAAATTGGACTGCAATTCTTTTGAACAAAATAGTTATCTGGATCCAACAGGTGACAGTAAAGTAACAGGAAATTGCCGATATGTCAGACCAAGTGCAGACTTCCAACCTGGCAATGATCTCTCAAGACAGTCCAAACAGCCATTCAGAG ATGACCAGATTGAGTTGCTTATCTTGAAGGCAAAGAGAACTCTAGAGTCTTCTGTTGAGAATTTATCAAGTGCTCTGAAAAATGATGGCAGCCCTTGTACAGTAGATATACTGGAAGCAGAAAGATCATGGGAAAATGTGCCAGTTGCTTT CAAACCTCCAGTACCTGTACACTGTGAGGAAGATGAGAACGCCCTACAATCCCCCAAGGCTAACATGGTTAATGAATTCCTTGAAGACTGTTTAAATAATGACAATCAG CTTTCAGAAGAAGCAGTTTCTGAATTAAAGCTGTGTGATAATGATGTGATCCCTATTACCAAGTCCCTTCGAAG ggctTTACACCATTTGTCCCGGCTCAAAGGCCTAGTTGAAGATACCAGTGGCAAACAAGATCAGAAAGATGATCATCAAGAAGatggaaaggaaaaaacaatctacaaataa
- the C5H18orf54 gene encoding lung adenoma susceptibility protein 2 isoform X1: MACSFEKDSIYLPESTVSSLLASCSLNSSNSYSNGSIQYKDKVYNSASQALEAYIEDFDQSLMSSEVSTGKICIGQSTPKDKSAEYGSVQKYALEDFNQQVKLNSIASPFIRQTVCDPDLISLTTDDLLAFPADGSLPFIHRIPSGSGLQSGKWIRKSLKKSPFYAYQTSSFDVEKDFGFQDNGNAVDNRNHYRDIDKEKHNVYKSHKYNSVFSKENTEDCLFQQHSKSISVKNYPRWLTSHKSDLNVSGISSIPDFKYPIWLKSHNLLSDSANQSFIQTFNIQDEFSSSQMCENLKKCHIVDKLDCNSFEQNSYLDPTGDSKVTGNCRYVRPSADFQPGNDLSRQSKQPFRDDQIELLILKAKRTLESSVENLSSALKNDGSPCTVDILEAERSWENVPVAFKPPVPVHCEEDENALQSPKANMVNEFLEDCLNNDNQENTFSGGNHHGPVEALKLMLFNLQAVHESFNQNKTAEQNDEFKKLSEEAVSELKLCDNDVIPITKSLRRALHHLSRLKGLVEDTSGKQDQKDDHQEDGKEKTIYK; this comes from the exons ATGGCATGCTCGTTTGAAAAAGACAGCATTTACTTGCCTGAATCTACTGTGTCTTCTCTCCTAGCAAGCTGCAGCCTTAACAGTAGTAACTCCTACTCAAACGGCTCAATTCAATACAAAGACAAGGTATACAACTCTGCATCTCAGGCTTTAGAGGCCTATATTGAAGATTTTGATCAAAGTCTTATGTCTTCAGAAGTAAGCACTGGAAAAATCTGCATAGGTCAGAGTACTCCTAAAGATAAGTCAGCAGAGTATGGTTCTGTACAAAAATACG CTTTGGAGGACTTTAACCAGCAAGTAAAACTCAACTCCATTGCCTCACCTTTTATAAGACAAACTGTTTGTGACCCAGACTTGATTAGTCTCACCACAGATGATCTACTagcatttccagcagatggaTCACTGCCTTTTATCCACAGGATACCTTCTGGGTCAGGGCTTCAAAGCGGGAAGTGGATTAGGAAGTCACTGAAAAAATCTCCCTTCTATGCTTATCAAACTTCCTCATTTGATGTTGAAAAAGACTTTGGTTTCCAAGACAATGGCAATGCTGTGGATAATCGAAATCACTACAGAGACATTGACAAAGAGAAACACAATGTGTATAAATCTCACAAATATAATTCtgtattttctaaagaaaatacaGAGGATTGCCTTTTTCAACAACACTCTAAGTCCATTTCTGTCAAGAATTATCCAAGGTGGCTTACTAGCCATAAGTCTGACTTGAATGTGTCGGGGATAAGTAGTATTCCTGATTTCAAGTACCCAATCTGGCTAAAGAGTCATAACCTTTTATCTGATTCAGCTAATCAAAGTTTTATTCAGACATTTAACATACAAGATGAATTTTCCTCTTCACAAATGTGTGAGAATCTGAAAAAATGCCACATTGTGGATAAATTGGACTGCAATTCTTTTGAACAAAATAGTTATCTGGATCCAACAGGTGACAGTAAAGTAACAGGAAATTGCCGATATGTCAGACCAAGTGCAGACTTCCAACCTGGCAATGATCTCTCAAGACAGTCCAAACAGCCATTCAGAG ATGACCAGATTGAGTTGCTTATCTTGAAGGCAAAGAGAACTCTAGAGTCTTCTGTTGAGAATTTATCAAGTGCTCTGAAAAATGATGGCAGCCCTTGTACAGTAGATATACTGGAAGCAGAAAGATCATGGGAAAATGTGCCAGTTGCTTT CAAACCTCCAGTACCTGTACACTGTGAGGAAGATGAGAACGCCCTACAATCCCCCAAGGCTAACATGGTTAATGAATTCCTTGAAGACTGTTTAAATAATGACAATCAG GAAAATACCTTTTCTGGCGGTAACCACCATGGGCCAGTTGAAGCTTTAAAGCTAATGTTGTTCAACCTACAAGCAGTTCATGAAAGCTTTAACCAGAATAAAACTGCTGAACAAAATGATGAATTTAAAAAA CTTTCAGAAGAAGCAGTTTCTGAATTAAAGCTGTGTGATAATGATGTGATCCCTATTACCAAGTCCCTTCGAAG ggctTTACACCATTTGTCCCGGCTCAAAGGCCTAGTTGAAGATACCAGTGGCAAACAAGATCAGAAAGATGATCATCAAGAAGatggaaaggaaaaaacaatctacaaataa